In Sporosarcina psychrophila, a genomic segment contains:
- a CDS encoding EAL and HDOD domain-containing protein has protein sequence MNDINTFVGRQPILDQHGDIYGYELLYRNSYKNFFPNVNPEQATIGLLVNTFLTIGIEKVAGNRLSFINFTGELLAQDIFSSLDPEQVVIEVLENVEITPSLLTKMRLLKETGFKIALDDFILQEQYSIHSELFEIVDFIKVDYLNTTPFERLEIEKFIKQYPAIVLLAEKIETEEQFKVAKASGYKLFQGYFFSKPEIVTGIEIPSNVSLHFQIIERLHTEPPNIDEITELIMHDISLSYKLLRLINTLAFGVPKRISSIKQAIVLIGLRETKRWVQVLALREIGEGSGNGRTQALADYSLTRAKICELLAKHDGKKNPEEYFFAGMFSLIDVIMKRDWDAILQLIPLSDEVALTVKGERTEITPYLQLAEAVERFDWQRVEQLITEMGITQADLSRCTLEAHRWTQSLQYSNTTP, from the coding sequence ATGAACGATATAAATACATTCGTTGGCAGACAGCCAATATTGGACCAACATGGCGACATCTATGGCTACGAATTGCTCTATAGAAATAGTTATAAGAACTTTTTTCCAAATGTGAACCCTGAACAAGCGACAATTGGCTTACTCGTTAATACATTCCTGACAATAGGAATCGAGAAAGTGGCAGGGAACAGATTGTCATTCATCAATTTTACAGGAGAATTACTTGCTCAAGATATTTTTTCAAGCCTTGACCCTGAACAAGTCGTCATTGAAGTTTTGGAAAACGTTGAGATTACCCCCTCGCTCCTAACTAAAATGCGGTTGTTGAAAGAGACAGGCTTTAAAATAGCATTAGATGATTTTATCCTGCAGGAACAATATAGTATACATAGTGAATTGTTCGAAATTGTCGATTTCATAAAAGTAGATTACTTAAATACGACACCATTCGAGCGATTAGAAATCGAGAAATTCATTAAACAGTATCCCGCTATCGTACTGCTTGCTGAAAAAATCGAAACAGAAGAACAATTCAAGGTGGCGAAAGCATCAGGTTACAAATTGTTTCAAGGGTATTTCTTCTCCAAACCGGAAATTGTCACGGGAATCGAAATCCCATCGAATGTCAGTCTTCATTTTCAAATAATTGAGCGTCTTCATACAGAGCCACCAAATATCGATGAAATCACGGAGCTTATCATGCACGATATTTCACTGTCCTATAAATTGCTAAGGCTGATTAACACCCTTGCATTCGGAGTGCCGAAACGGATTAGTTCCATTAAACAAGCCATCGTTCTTATCGGATTGCGTGAAACGAAAAGGTGGGTACAAGTCCTTGCTTTGCGCGAAATCGGGGAAGGTTCAGGGAATGGTCGCACACAAGCGCTTGCTGATTACTCGCTGACACGGGCAAAAATATGCGAACTACTCGCGAAACATGATGGCAAGAAAAATCCCGAAGAATATTTCTTTGCGGGCATGTTTTCACTAATTGACGTCATCATGAAGCGCGACTGGGATGCAATCTTACAACTCATTCCATTGTCTGACGAAGTAGCGCTTACAGTAAAAGGGGAGCGGACAGAAATCACGCCGTATCTTCAACTTGCTGAAGCCGTTGAGCGCTTTGACTGGCAACGTGTCGAGCAACTAATCACTGAAATGGGAATCACACAAGCGGACTTGAGCAGATGTACGTTAGAAGCACATCGTTGGACACAGAGTTTGCAGTATTCGAATACAACTCCCTGA
- a CDS encoding DUF6470 family protein gives MNIPQLQVTTTKAQLGLTTRRPVQEIEQPGATLDIQQPQAQMTINTTKSRLSIDTTEARADIDLISAARRTAEVAQYARSEASNGIARRAQDGIELMMIEKGGNPIQSFAERALRKPYSSLNVKFIPSYGSVKVSFEPGSVDIRVEPQKVINNSNANKPMHTYTPGKVTAELLREPSIQIDWKV, from the coding sequence GTGAATATCCCACAACTTCAAGTGACAACAACAAAAGCACAACTAGGTCTGACTACCCGAAGACCAGTCCAAGAAATTGAACAACCAGGCGCAACATTAGATATTCAACAACCACAAGCACAAATGACAATCAATACAACAAAGTCGAGGCTATCAATAGATACGACGGAAGCACGAGCAGACATAGACTTAATAAGTGCTGCCCGCCGTACAGCAGAAGTTGCCCAGTATGCCCGTTCAGAAGCGTCTAATGGAATTGCTCGCCGTGCACAAGACGGAATTGAACTTATGATGATTGAAAAGGGGGGGAATCCAATTCAGTCATTCGCTGAAAGAGCGCTTAGAAAACCGTATAGCAGTTTAAATGTAAAGTTCATCCCATCCTATGGCAGTGTCAAAGTTTCATTTGAACCCGGTAGCGTGGATATTCGAGTAGAACCTCAAAAAGTGATTAATAACAGTAATGCGAACAAGCCAATGCATACATACACACCAGGAAAAGTAACGGCAGAATTGCTTCGAGAACCATCAATCCAGATTGATTGGAAAGTCTAA
- the fliW gene encoding flagellar assembly protein FliW yields the protein MKIQSTILGEVEALESEILTFDNGLPGFENEKNFILLSIEGNEVYQILQSINSKEVGFVTANPYLFISDYTFDLDESTVEALNIESEEDIIILTIVTVKEPFNASTVNLKAPVIINTKSRIAKQCILEKTDYPIRYAIDAQMQKDKG from the coding sequence ATGAAAATCCAATCCACAATCCTTGGAGAAGTAGAAGCACTAGAATCCGAAATCCTTACATTTGACAACGGATTACCAGGCTTCGAAAATGAAAAGAACTTTATATTACTCTCTATAGAAGGCAACGAAGTCTATCAGATTCTCCAGTCAATAAATTCAAAAGAAGTAGGTTTTGTAACAGCAAATCCCTACTTATTCATCAGTGACTATACTTTCGACTTAGACGAATCAACCGTAGAAGCCCTCAACATAGAATCCGAAGAAGATATAATTATCTTAACAATCGTTACAGTCAAAGAACCTTTCAATGCCTCCACTGTAAACTTAAAAGCACCCGTCATCATTAACACAAAATCCAGAATAGCAAAACAATGTATTCTGGAAAAAACGGACTATCCAATTAGATATGCCATCGACGCACAGATGCAGAAAGACAAGGGGTGA
- a CDS encoding enoyl-CoA hydratase-related protein, with product MEAIHYEQKGNLAFVTLNRPGAMNALNYDMLVELGQITESIRINPDIRVIIFTGAGDRAFSVGADLKERKTLTDLQVKRNLYKIGEVFSAIENLPQPTIAMMNGFAFGGGMELALACDFRIAADTALMGLTETGLAIIPGAGGTQRLPRLIGEAKALELILTARRMLAAEAYSYGVLTKVATPENLVQETADFADSILANGPIALQQAKFAIKHGMNVDLQTGLAIERKAYELTIPTEDRIEALNAFSEKRKPVFKGK from the coding sequence ATGGAAGCAATCCATTATGAACAAAAGGGGAATCTCGCTTTCGTGACGCTCAATCGTCCGGGAGCAATGAATGCACTTAACTACGATATGTTGGTTGAACTGGGGCAGATTACAGAGTCGATTCGCATCAATCCTGATATCCGGGTTATTATTTTCACGGGGGCCGGAGATCGTGCATTCAGCGTTGGAGCTGATCTAAAGGAACGAAAAACACTTACGGACCTGCAAGTGAAGCGGAATCTTTACAAAATTGGCGAGGTGTTCTCAGCGATTGAGAACTTGCCACAACCAACGATTGCAATGATGAACGGCTTTGCATTCGGGGGTGGCATGGAACTTGCGCTGGCTTGTGATTTCCGGATTGCAGCCGACACTGCACTTATGGGATTAACGGAAACGGGGCTTGCTATTATTCCAGGAGCGGGTGGAACGCAGCGTCTTCCGCGGTTAATTGGCGAAGCGAAAGCGCTTGAACTTATTTTGACGGCACGCAGAATGTTGGCGGCTGAAGCGTATAGCTATGGTGTCCTGACGAAAGTTGCAACGCCGGAAAACCTTGTCCAAGAGACAGCCGACTTTGCAGATTCAATCCTTGCAAATGGCCCAATTGCCTTACAGCAGGCGAAATTCGCGATTAAACACGGTATGAATGTGGACTTGCAGACCGGACTTGCGATTGAACGAAAGGCGTATGAACTTACGATTCCTACTGAAGACCGCATTGAAGCATTGAATGCGTTTTCGGAGAAGCGCAAGCCTGTTTTTAAGGGGAAATAA
- a CDS encoding TIGR03826 family flagellar region protein, with protein sequence MAELRDCPKCGDFFNYTGLRDVCAKCAVSEEKMYEEVYRFLRRRENRAATIERIVEATGVTETLLHQWVRKGRLQPALFPNLGYPCDNCGKLTNTGKLCVSCTADIKNELRTFEAAQEFREVVDANDKATYHADRKRK encoded by the coding sequence ATGGCTGAACTACGAGACTGCCCAAAATGTGGCGATTTTTTTAACTATACGGGTCTACGTGACGTTTGCGCGAAGTGCGCTGTGAGCGAAGAAAAAATGTATGAAGAAGTCTATCGTTTCTTAAGACGACGTGAAAACAGGGCGGCAACAATTGAACGGATTGTTGAAGCAACGGGCGTAACGGAAACCCTTCTTCACCAATGGGTGCGTAAAGGCCGACTTCAGCCTGCATTATTTCCGAACCTTGGTTACCCGTGTGACAATTGCGGCAAGCTGACGAACACAGGGAAACTGTGCGTTAGTTGTACAGCGGACATTAAAAATGAACTTAGAACGTTTGAGGCGGCGCAGGAATTCAGAGAAGTCGTCGATGCAAATGACAAAGCAACCTACCATGCAGATCGTAAAAGAAAATAA
- a CDS encoding ComF family protein yields the protein MNSCLLCETPIAEKPSWKALLALEKLTEICQDCSKKFQRADIKEEEPFLDQITSLYTYNEAMREYLHQYKFLQDVALASVFANELRTLLKGKATIVPIPMHPEKRMQRTFAHVDELLKSARIPFSHLLEKTGTEAMGEKSKAQRLAMEPLFKLKQGTAIQPGTYILVDDIYTTGTTLRHAATVLKEAGATRVDAVTLIRAEQ from the coding sequence ATGAACAGTTGCCTGCTGTGTGAAACGCCGATTGCAGAAAAACCGTCCTGGAAAGCGCTACTCGCACTCGAAAAACTAACAGAAATTTGCCAAGACTGTTCAAAAAAGTTTCAACGTGCCGACATAAAAGAAGAAGAACCATTTTTGGATCAAATCACTTCACTTTACACATATAACGAAGCAATGCGAGAATACCTGCACCAATACAAATTCCTTCAAGACGTTGCATTAGCAAGCGTCTTCGCGAATGAACTGCGTACCCTCTTAAAAGGAAAAGCAACAATCGTTCCAATACCGATGCATCCAGAAAAAAGAATGCAGCGGACATTCGCCCATGTCGATGAACTATTGAAAAGTGCACGTATTCCTTTTTCACATCTACTTGAAAAAACAGGAACTGAAGCAATGGGCGAGAAATCGAAGGCACAACGTCTTGCGATGGAGCCTTTATTCAAGTTGAAACAGGGAACGGCAATTCAACCAGGCACGTACATACTAGTAGATGATATCTATACAACCGGTACTACGCTCCGTCATGCGGCTACTGTCTTAAAAGAGGCAGGTGCCACACGTGTCGATGCGGTTACACTAATTCGAGCTGAGCAATGA
- a CDS encoding DegV family protein has translation MKTAIVTDSTAYLPQALMEELDVHMIPLAVTLNGIIYDEEIDIRSTDFYDKVRGDGPLPKTSQPPIGKFIELFESLKDTYDAVISIHLSSGISGTYAGAQQAGKMVEGIEVYTFDSEISCYLQGFYVLRAAELAKEGATPDVIMAELDDMKKTMRAYFMVDDLTHLQRGGRLSAAQALIGGLLQVKPILHFQDKVIVPYEKIRTRKKAMKRIVDMLVEDAAKMPLEAAIIHANRPEDAEVWHAALSAQLPDVKFTISHFGPVIGTHLGEASMGLGWVKRRV, from the coding sequence TTGAAAACAGCAATTGTTACAGATAGCACGGCTTATTTACCTCAAGCTCTAATGGAAGAATTGGATGTTCATATGATTCCACTAGCAGTTACACTTAACGGCATTATTTATGATGAAGAAATTGATATTCGTTCAACCGATTTTTACGATAAAGTACGCGGGGATGGACCGCTACCAAAGACCTCACAGCCGCCAATTGGCAAATTTATTGAACTGTTCGAGTCGTTAAAAGACACATATGACGCAGTCATTTCCATCCATCTATCGAGTGGTATTAGCGGCACATATGCAGGTGCTCAACAAGCCGGTAAGATGGTGGAGGGCATCGAAGTATACACATTTGACTCCGAAATCTCCTGTTATTTACAAGGATTTTACGTACTCCGCGCGGCAGAACTTGCCAAAGAAGGAGCTACACCAGACGTAATCATGGCCGAGCTAGATGACATGAAAAAGACCATGCGCGCTTATTTCATGGTGGACGACCTCACACATCTGCAACGGGGCGGCAGACTTTCAGCTGCACAAGCACTGATTGGTGGACTTCTTCAAGTGAAGCCAATCCTCCACTTTCAGGACAAAGTAATCGTCCCATATGAAAAAATACGCACACGTAAAAAAGCGATGAAACGGATTGTGGACATGTTGGTGGAGGATGCAGCGAAAATGCCACTCGAGGCGGCAATCATTCATGCCAACCGACCAGAAGATGCCGAAGTATGGCACGCGGCACTTTCAGCACAGTTACCAGACGTCAAATTCACCATCAGCCACTTTGGCCCCGTCATCGGCACACATCTCGGGGAAGCGTCTATGGGACTTGGATGGGTGAAACGAAGAGTCTAA
- a CDS encoding DEAD/DEAH box helicase: protein MTITFDPSVRDFLAGRIWLRSHTPFPTETIDAHIASEHIKTIQGIQSTKAFANQTQHFCNRCENDRQARFTTFDCAKCEGPCTYCRHCLKMGRVSTCTELIVWNAEPPTYPTDHIIAWQGTLTPRQQQASDELTLSNTKRIPHLIHAVCGSGKTEILFEPIHKLLLAGNRVCIAAPRVDVILELEPRLRAAFPQTAIEALYGGSKSTTESAPQLILATTHQLYRFRHAFDAIFVDEADAFPYTAEETLRRAVQKAAKPGAPVHFVTATPSDKLLADIKRTGQVSTIDRRYHGHPLPVPRSETLWNYTKQIQKGKLPKKLANWTAERLKRQEPFLIFFHHIGLMEQAEPLFQQLDARIHAVHASHPDRKEHVQALRDKEVPGLLTTTILERGITIPNVQVAVVGAEQLIFNKGALIQIGGRVGRSAQHPSGDFVLFHHGITYAMDEAKNEIIQLNKGSVRT from the coding sequence ATGACCATTACATTCGATCCGTCAGTCAGGGACTTCCTGGCTGGCCGTATTTGGCTTCGCTCGCACACCCCTTTTCCAACTGAAACAATCGACGCACACATCGCTTCAGAGCATATCAAAACAATTCAAGGCATCCAATCAACCAAAGCATTTGCCAATCAAACACAGCACTTCTGCAACCGATGTGAAAACGACAGGCAAGCTCGCTTCACAACATTCGACTGCGCAAAATGCGAAGGACCTTGCACCTATTGTAGGCATTGCCTAAAAATGGGGCGTGTGTCAACCTGTACTGAACTCATCGTCTGGAACGCAGAACCACCGACCTATCCGACAGACCACATCATCGCATGGCAAGGTACACTGACACCACGCCAGCAACAAGCATCTGACGAACTAACACTCAGTAACACAAAACGCATCCCGCACCTCATTCACGCCGTCTGTGGTTCTGGAAAAACAGAAATCCTATTTGAACCAATCCACAAACTGCTACTAGCAGGTAACCGCGTTTGCATCGCAGCACCACGCGTCGACGTCATTCTCGAACTCGAACCACGCCTACGTGCAGCATTTCCGCAAACTGCAATCGAAGCGTTATACGGCGGCTCAAAGTCAACAACAGAATCCGCACCCCAACTCATTCTCGCAACTACCCATCAGTTATACCGATTCCGTCACGCTTTCGATGCCATTTTTGTCGATGAAGCAGATGCCTTCCCCTACACAGCTGAGGAAACATTGAGACGAGCGGTTCAAAAAGCAGCGAAACCTGGAGCACCCGTCCATTTCGTCACGGCCACACCATCAGACAAACTCCTAGCAGACATCAAACGAACAGGACAAGTGTCAACGATCGACCGTCGCTACCACGGACACCCATTACCCGTTCCGCGGAGTGAGACATTATGGAATTACACGAAACAGATCCAAAAAGGCAAACTACCCAAAAAGCTCGCCAACTGGACAGCAGAGCGACTAAAGCGGCAAGAACCGTTCCTCATCTTTTTCCATCACATAGGACTCATGGAACAAGCAGAACCATTATTCCAACAGCTAGATGCACGTATTCACGCGGTCCATGCCTCGCACCCAGACCGAAAAGAGCACGTCCAAGCACTGCGCGATAAAGAAGTGCCTGGCCTTCTCACAACAACAATCCTAGAACGCGGAATAACAATCCCGAATGTCCAAGTCGCCGTTGTCGGAGCAGAACAGCTCATATTCAACAAAGGGGCGTTGATCCAAATCGGTGGCCGTGTCGGGCGTTCCGCGCAACATCCATCAGGTGATTTCGTCCTCTTTCATCACGGCATCACCTATGCAATGGACGAAGCGAAAAACGAAATCATTCAGTTGAATAAAGGAAGTGTCCGCACATGA
- the flgM gene encoding flagellar biosynthesis anti-sigma factor FlgM, producing the protein MKIQKFNVPAVNPYKTNQLKAEQTEQKAKMKTDKLEISSEAKKLSETSTFTVGRNERVQELKEQVQAGTYEVNPEKLASNLVKYFKP; encoded by the coding sequence ATGAAAATCCAAAAGTTTAATGTACCTGCCGTCAACCCGTACAAAACAAACCAGTTAAAAGCGGAACAGACAGAACAGAAAGCGAAAATGAAAACCGATAAACTCGAAATTTCATCCGAAGCAAAAAAACTTTCGGAAACGTCCACATTTACAGTGGGGCGCAATGAGCGTGTGCAAGAATTAAAAGAACAAGTCCAAGCCGGAACATACGAAGTCAATCCTGAAAAGCTCGCCTCCAACTTGGTTAAGTACTTCAAACCGTAA
- the flgL gene encoding flagellar hook-associated protein FlgL yields MRVTQSMLSNNMLRNLSTSYNKMGKLQDQLNTGKKVNRPSDDPVVAMKGMAYRTQVDKVAQYQRNLGEVNNYLDSSDDALDKVGQAMHRAKELVTSAATGTMTPLDKEKVQSELNQLREQIRDMANTKVGDKYIFSGTKTASPLYDKQAGGYPAVDPNNPSAFEKSVDIEVFDGVTLNVNANVLNLFKEIDDMFGEFANPDTDFSTAIAKVDANMDKVLTTRADIGARQNRVEMMGNRLDSQEASAKKQMSENEDIDYEKVITEMLTQESIHRAALSVGSRIIQPSLVDFLR; encoded by the coding sequence ATGCGCGTAACACAATCGATGCTATCCAATAACATGCTCCGGAATCTTTCCACGAGCTACAATAAAATGGGCAAACTGCAAGACCAGCTCAATACAGGTAAAAAAGTGAACCGTCCATCAGATGATCCAGTCGTTGCCATGAAAGGTATGGCCTATAGGACACAAGTGGACAAAGTTGCCCAATACCAACGTAACCTAGGTGAAGTCAATAATTACCTTGATAGCTCAGACGATGCACTTGATAAAGTCGGACAAGCTATGCACCGCGCGAAAGAACTTGTTACAAGTGCCGCCACTGGAACAATGACACCATTAGATAAAGAAAAGGTGCAAAGTGAGCTCAATCAGTTGCGTGAGCAGATTCGAGACATGGCGAATACAAAAGTCGGAGATAAATATATTTTCAGTGGTACGAAAACCGCTTCTCCTCTTTATGATAAACAAGCAGGTGGATATCCGGCTGTAGACCCAAATAATCCATCCGCATTTGAAAAAAGTGTCGATATTGAAGTTTTTGACGGCGTTACATTGAATGTAAATGCAAATGTGTTAAATCTATTTAAAGAAATCGATGACATGTTTGGCGAATTCGCTAATCCCGATACAGACTTCAGCACTGCAATTGCAAAAGTCGACGCCAATATGGACAAGGTCCTAACAACACGAGCAGACATCGGTGCTCGCCAAAACCGAGTTGAAATGATGGGGAATCGCTTGGATTCTCAAGAAGCCTCTGCAAAAAAACAAATGAGCGAAAACGAAGACATCGATTACGAAAAAGTGATCACTGAAATGTTAACACAAGAATCAATCCATCGTGCAGCACTTTCTGTAGGCTCACGTATTATCCAACCATCACTTGTAGATTTCTTACGATAA
- a CDS encoding flagellar protein FlgN → MSITTILTSLKNLEKLHKSLLRIAYDKTAVIKNGDMEGLDQLLKDEQSHLAAIIQMDGLRQRDVAQYLADQGRSASLNPTVTDLLDVVPEADNKSLEEARDRLLHAIHDLKWQNDLNQKLTYQSLQFVNLSLDIVRPRSESVNYSKTEISGQKISKEQPSFDSNA, encoded by the coding sequence ATGTCTATCACAACCATCCTGACGTCACTTAAAAACCTGGAAAAACTTCATAAAAGCTTGCTCCGGATCGCGTACGACAAGACGGCAGTTATCAAAAACGGGGACATGGAAGGACTCGATCAATTGTTGAAAGACGAGCAATCCCATTTGGCAGCTATCATCCAAATGGATGGCCTCAGACAACGGGATGTGGCGCAGTATTTGGCTGATCAAGGACGATCAGCATCACTCAATCCTACCGTCACCGACCTGCTCGACGTCGTACCGGAAGCGGACAACAAAAGCCTTGAGGAGGCGAGGGACCGTCTCCTGCATGCGATTCACGACTTGAAATGGCAAAATGATCTGAACCAGAAGCTGACCTACCAGTCCCTTCAGTTCGTGAATCTGTCGCTGGACATCGTCCGACCACGTTCGGAATCAGTTAACTACTCAAAAACCGAAATCAGCGGACAAAAAATATCAAAAGAACAACCATCTTTTGATTCAAATGCCTGA
- the csrA gene encoding carbon storage regulator CsrA has translation MLVLSRKKGESIWLGDQIEITISEIKGDQVRIAINAPKNVTILRGELRQEVSESNTEAVKIDGFMDYLKNEKK, from the coding sequence ATGCTCGTATTATCTCGAAAAAAAGGCGAATCCATCTGGCTTGGCGATCAAATAGAAATTACCATCAGTGAAATAAAAGGCGACCAAGTCCGGATTGCCATTAACGCACCCAAAAACGTCACTATTTTGCGCGGTGAATTAAGACAAGAAGTATCAGAGTCAAATACAGAAGCAGTCAAAATAGACGGTTTTATGGATTATCTCAAAAACGAAAAAAAATAG
- the flgK gene encoding flagellar hook-associated protein FlgK has protein sequence MSTFMGLETSKRGLFTQQSALYTTGHNISNANTLGYSRQRVNMEATAGFPGTGLSAGTMPGFLGTGVQAGSIQRIRDGFVDQQYRQESNKLGYWDSQTKAISQMEDVLNEPSAYGLQKSLSEFWQSLQDLAVNPENGGARAVVVQRGQTVADSFNHMHKSLTEIQTNLGKEIDISAGQVNSILKQISELNDQIQKVEPNGYLPNDLYDARDALVDELSGYFPIETSYEKSGGRASAIAEGSVTVTLKLKDGTKVELVNRSEHAKLDTNPSSLHDVSTNENNAITGLKITQPNGTIVDAEHSNLLDIGKVKSLMNSYGTVDTDTNGVPIPETTKGLYPKMIAELNKMAAAFGDQMNIVHTSGTDINGVKGGNFFDTKGPGPFTAGNIFVSEALMKDSNLLAASDSTGAEEGNGKNAKNLANVQFSTSATLGGSTLQTYFQGVIGQLGVDGQQAERMTFNSATLLGAVEHRRASISSVSLDEEMTDMIRFQQAYNASARMITVVDETLDKIINGMGRVGM, from the coding sequence ATGTCTACATTTATGGGACTTGAAACAAGCAAACGCGGCTTGTTCACGCAGCAATCCGCACTTTATACAACAGGACACAACATCAGTAACGCCAACACACTCGGCTACTCACGCCAGCGTGTCAATATGGAAGCAACAGCAGGATTCCCGGGCACGGGTCTAAGTGCCGGCACAATGCCCGGATTCCTCGGGACAGGTGTCCAAGCGGGCTCTATCCAGCGTATTCGTGATGGTTTTGTCGACCAGCAATACAGACAAGAATCCAATAAACTAGGCTACTGGGATTCCCAAACAAAAGCGATTTCTCAAATGGAAGATGTCTTGAATGAACCTTCTGCATACGGGCTTCAGAAATCACTCAGTGAATTTTGGCAATCGCTGCAGGACCTTGCCGTCAACCCTGAAAACGGGGGTGCACGTGCGGTTGTCGTACAGCGTGGTCAAACAGTTGCCGATTCATTCAACCACATGCACAAATCATTGACGGAAATCCAGACAAACCTAGGAAAAGAAATTGATATATCTGCAGGTCAAGTCAACTCCATCCTTAAACAGATTTCAGAGCTGAACGACCAAATACAAAAAGTCGAACCAAACGGCTATTTACCGAATGACTTGTACGATGCTCGGGATGCACTTGTGGATGAACTATCCGGCTACTTCCCGATTGAAACGAGCTATGAAAAATCGGGTGGACGGGCATCGGCAATTGCTGAAGGTTCGGTGACAGTGACATTGAAATTGAAAGACGGAACGAAAGTGGAACTTGTCAATCGTAGTGAACATGCAAAGTTGGATACGAATCCATCTTCTCTTCACGACGTTTCAACGAATGAAAACAACGCAATTACAGGTTTGAAAATAACTCAACCCAATGGAACGATAGTAGATGCGGAACATTCAAATCTCCTTGATATTGGAAAAGTGAAGTCACTGATGAACTCATACGGAACTGTAGATACAGATACAAATGGAGTTCCAATCCCAGAAACAACTAAAGGCCTTTACCCTAAAATGATCGCCGAGTTAAATAAAATGGCTGCAGCTTTCGGAGATCAGATGAATATCGTTCATACAAGCGGAACAGATATCAATGGAGTCAAAGGCGGTAATTTCTTTGATACAAAAGGTCCTGGTCCATTTACAGCCGGTAATATTTTTGTATCTGAAGCCCTCATGAAAGATTCTAATTTACTCGCGGCATCGGACTCTACAGGGGCTGAAGAGGGGAATGGTAAGAATGCAAAAAATCTTGCGAATGTTCAGTTTTCCACCTCCGCAACACTGGGAGGATCGACCCTCCAAACCTACTTCCAAGGTGTAATAGGTCAACTTGGTGTCGACGGCCAACAAGCCGAACGAATGACATTCAATTCGGCAACACTACTTGGTGCAGTCGAACACAGACGTGCTTCAATTAGTTCCGTTTCATTAGATGAAGAAATGACAGATATGATCAGATTCCAACAGGCATACAACGCATCCGCACGTATGATCACCGTCGTCGACGAAACCCTCGACAAAATCATCAACGGCATGGGCCGAGTAGGAATGTAA